One genomic window of bacterium includes the following:
- a CDS encoding glycosyltransferase family 4 protein has protein sequence MRIALLTYRGNMFCGGQGIYAAYLAKGLHELGHEVHVISGPPLPELHPEIPLHVIPNENFFALPMEEALPKDNPFRALLPINLWELGTTRFGVFPEMTAFGLRLMLRWRELQRRHQFDVVLDNQSLCWGLLGLRAMGVPVAGMVHHPLHIDRLADFEIDARFRRKWKRTLYFPMMMQEFVVPRLDRILTVSHASAREIERHFGVPQKDVSVVYNGTDAEIFHPQDREIETDLIFVGRTEDRKKGIPYLLDALAQTHEQITLKIVDGRIPEDGLVPRKIKELGLEKRVQIVDRMLTVEELVAEYSTARIALVPSFFEGFGFPASEAMACGLPVIATAGGALPEVVGTDDETGRVVPFRDSMALAGAITDLVTLPRDQLAAMGRAARKRVLEVFSWHDAARHTAEVLEDVVDAHRRS, from the coding sequence CACGAGGTCCACGTGATTTCCGGCCCCCCGCTGCCCGAACTCCACCCGGAAATCCCCCTCCACGTGATTCCCAACGAAAATTTTTTCGCCCTGCCCATGGAAGAAGCGCTGCCGAAGGACAATCCCTTCCGAGCCCTGCTGCCGATCAACCTCTGGGAACTGGGCACGACGCGCTTCGGCGTTTTTCCCGAGATGACCGCCTTCGGACTGCGGCTGATGCTGCGCTGGCGAGAACTGCAGCGCAGGCACCAGTTCGACGTGGTGCTCGACAACCAGTCCCTGTGCTGGGGCTTGCTGGGCTTGCGTGCGATGGGCGTACCGGTGGCGGGAATGGTGCACCACCCACTGCACATCGACCGTCTGGCCGATTTCGAGATCGACGCGCGTTTTCGGCGCAAGTGGAAGCGCACGCTCTACTTCCCGATGATGATGCAGGAGTTCGTCGTTCCGCGACTCGATCGCATCCTCACGGTCTCCCACGCGTCCGCGCGCGAGATCGAACGACACTTCGGCGTTCCGCAAAAAGATGTGTCAGTCGTCTACAACGGAACCGACGCGGAGATCTTCCACCCGCAGGACCGCGAGATCGAAACCGACCTGATCTTTGTCGGACGCACCGAGGATCGCAAGAAGGGCATCCCCTACCTGTTGGACGCGCTCGCGCAGACTCACGAACAGATCACGCTGAAGATCGTCGACGGACGCATTCCAGAAGACGGACTCGTGCCCCGTAAGATCAAGGAACTCGGGCTGGAGAAGCGCGTCCAGATCGTCGATCGGATGCTCACGGTCGAAGAGTTGGTCGCCGAGTATTCCACGGCGCGCATCGCCCTGGTTCCGTCGTTCTTTGAAGGCTTCGGCTTCCCCGCCTCCGAAGCCATGGCCTGCGGATTGCCGGTCATCGCAACCGCGGGCGGCGCGCTTCCCGAAGTGGTCGGCACCGACGACGAGACGGGCCGAGTCGTGCCTTTCCGCGATTCCATGGCCCTGGCCGGCGCGATCACCGATCTGGTGACTCTGCCGCGCGACCAACTGGCCGCCATGGGCCGCGCCGCGCGCAAGCGCGTTCTCGAAGTCTTCAGCTGGCACGATGCAGCCAGGCACACCGCAGAGGTTCTGGAAGACGTAGTCGATGCTCACCGTCGATCTTGA